The Ascidiaceihabitans donghaensis genome includes the window GCACAAAAAAGGGGCCGCAAAAAACTGCAGCCCCTTCTTAAAGTTTCTTAGGTGTTTAGGTCCAGGCGATTTCCGCAGGGCGGAACTCGAATGAGATATGGTGACCGCCGCCGACCAAACCTTCTTTGGTGTGGTTGTACAGGGAACGCCAGTAAGGCTGGATCGTAACGCCTTCTTCTTGCACCAATGCTTGACCTTTCATCATCAATGCGCGGCGCGCTTCGACGTCTGGCGTTGCAAGAGCTTCAGTTAGGATCGCGTCGAATTCGTCATTTGCCCAGCCAAATTCGTTCCATGCTTCACCGCCGCGGTATGCCAAAGCCCAAACCTGAACGCCCAACGGACGGTGGTTCCAGTTTGTGCAAGAGAACGGATACTTCGCCCAATCGTTCCAGAACGTAGAGCCTGGCAAAATGGTCCGTTTGACTTTGATACCCGCGTCACGCAATTGTGCCGCAACCGCATCGGTGGTGTCTTTGCGGTACCCAGCGTCAATCGAAATCAGCTCGTGTTCGAAGTCGGCCATGCCTGCCTCTTCCATCAACGCTTTTGCGCCTGCTGGATCGACTTTACGCGCTGGCAGTTCTGCATACTCGGGGTGCATTGGGCCAACGTGGTGGTTTTCAGCCTTTTCGCCGCGTCCGGTTACGCCCAGCTCCAACAAGATTTCGTTGTCGACAGCCATGGAAATCGCCTGACGAACACGTTTGTCAGCATATGGCGTTTTGCCATCAACTTCAGCCAGCTGGTTTGGACGTACAACAACGGTTGCAGCCGTCACCACAGAGTTGTTCACAAAGCCGTCCAACGTATCGAAGATATCGATGAATTCGCCTTCGATGGAATACGTCAGATCGATTTCGTCAGCTTCACCGGCGCTGACCCAAGCAGCGGGGTCTGTGCCGTAATCGATGTATTCGATGCGGTCCATGTAAGCGCCGTTGCCTGCGTTCCACCATGTGTGGTCTTCGTTGCGCACCAAGACACCTTTGACGCCAACTTCCAGAGATTCTGGCTTGTAGGGGCCTGTGCCAACTGGATTGGAAAGGGCTGTGTCTGCCGTGTAGGACGCAGGCACGATCGCTGCCGGATAGTCCGCCATACCAGGGATCAATGAAATATCTGGGCTTGGCAGGTTCAGCTTAACGGTGTGGCTGTCCACGACTTCGATGGCGCCGTCCAATGCTTGGTTTGTATCTGCGTCAATCAGTGTCGCAAACCGGCCGGCCATTGAGTTGCCTTCAAGGTCTTTGTCGCACCAGCCAGTGATGTTGCGTGCAACGTCTTCGGCAGTGAAATCGGAACCATCGTTCCATTTTACGCCTTTGCGGACGTTCAATGTGTAGGTTTTTGCGTCTTCGGACACTTCCCAGCTTTCCAGAAGCTGCGGTTGAAAGGTGCCGTCATTTTCATATGTGACCAGATATTCCAGCCAACCACGCGAGAAGTTCGCGATTTGTGACCAGTCATAGGTGCGCGGGTCTTTCAGGGCACGTACTTCTGTTTGATAGCGAACTGTGCCGCCAACTTTGTGTCCAGCAGCCATCGCAGGGCGGGCCGTGCCCAGCATTGCATAGGCTGTCGCGGCCGTGGCACCAAAGGCGCTGGCCAAAGCCAAGAATTCGCGGCGGCTTACTTCATCGTTTCCAGCTGTTTTCGCAGCATCCGTAATGGATGAATGCAAAGGCGTGCCAGTCCGTGTCAAAAACGTCATGTTCTTCCTCTCTGTAGTTGGCGCGGCCCTGGGGCTGGCGCCTGAAACGTGGGTGAGTGACCCACAGGTGCGGCAGTTGATCTGCCTTTGTTGCCACCCTTTTGGCGGATGATGCCCGGATAGTCGTCACACGGACGCGCGGCGTCAACCCTAACTTGGATCGCTGACGTCAGCTTACGCAGCCCGTTATGTACATCTTGGTACAAAAAACGGCATTTGCTTGGTCTGCACCGTCACTTGTGTCGTTGTGGCGTGGCTTAGGGGGTTTTTCGGGGCGCCAATTAAGATTTTCCAAAGGAAGACTGTTGGAGATTGAAATTTACAGTGTGTGTCCACCGCAAAACAACTTCATTTGGGCGGCTGAAACTCAAGAAACGCGTTTGCAAGTGGCAGCAGGGGGGCGCGACCCGCAACCAGATCCGCGGTCGATTCTGCATCAGAAATCCGCAATTTCGACAGGGGTGCGCTGTCCACATAAAGTGGATCTAGCCCCATGGCACGCGATGCGTTTGTTGTAATCAATGCCAACCAATCTTCGAATGGTGGGTCAAGATGCGCACTTAATGCTGCAAGGTTCAGAGCAGCCATTGGGTTGTGCTGC containing:
- a CDS encoding ABC transporter substrate-binding protein is translated as MTFLTRTGTPLHSSITDAAKTAGNDEVSRREFLALASAFGATAATAYAMLGTARPAMAAGHKVGGTVRYQTEVRALKDPRTYDWSQIANFSRGWLEYLVTYENDGTFQPQLLESWEVSEDAKTYTLNVRKGVKWNDGSDFTAEDVARNITGWCDKDLEGNSMAGRFATLIDADTNQALDGAIEVVDSHTVKLNLPSPDISLIPGMADYPAAIVPASYTADTALSNPVGTGPYKPESLEVGVKGVLVRNEDHTWWNAGNGAYMDRIEYIDYGTDPAAWVSAGEADEIDLTYSIEGEFIDIFDTLDGFVNNSVVTAATVVVRPNQLAEVDGKTPYADKRVRQAISMAVDNEILLELGVTGRGEKAENHHVGPMHPEYAELPARKVDPAGAKALMEEAGMADFEHELISIDAGYRKDTTDAVAAQLRDAGIKVKRTILPGSTFWNDWAKYPFSCTNWNHRPLGVQVWALAYRGGEAWNEFGWANDEFDAILTEALATPDVEARRALMMKGQALVQEEGVTIQPYWRSLYNHTKEGLVGGGHHISFEFRPAEIAWT